GTAATCCGTGATGCGTTTAAAAACGACACGCCCTACATTGACCGAAACATCCCTGAAGTAATAGAGAATGGCAAGGCAACCGATAAAGAGCAGTATCTTTTTAACGTAAAGCACGGATGAGGTTGTTTTATCGTGGTGGTAAATATAGCGCTTTGCAGCTCCGCTCCGCAAACATCCCCGAGGGTGCAGCCCCACATCGCACAACCACGAACCACGAACCACTAACCAAAAACCAAGAACCAAGAACCAAGAACCAAGAACCATGAACTATAAACCAAGAACCCCCTATAGCCATTTCGATTTCGAGCGTAGCCGAGAAATCCAAAGAAACGGTACGGCCCGCGTCATCCCGAGCACCGCGAGGGACCTCTCACTGCCTCCCGAAATCGAAAGAAATCCCCGCAACTACCGAATAAAAGGTCAACCCTGAACTACCAACCCCCACATCCCACAACCAAGAACTAAGAACTATGAACCATGAACTATGAACCATGAACCATGAACCCTCAACCACTACCCACTGCCCACTGTCTTGTCCTAGCAATACACAGATAAAGCATGGATAGAGTATGGATACTGTATGGATACTGTATCACGAATGTATCAAAACCGCATCCCGCTGCTAACGGCGTGCAGCCACACCTCAAAATACCTATCTTTATCCCATTAACCGACTTGTTATGCGTTACGTCCTTGCGTTTTTCTTCCCGTGGCTGTCCCTGCTCTTACAGGGAAAGATCGGGTCGGGTATCGTGTGCCTGATCCTCCAGCTCACCCTCATCGGCTGGATCCCCGCCTTTATCTGGGCATGCACCTCCTTAAACCGCATGTATGCCGACCGGCGTACCAACCGTATTATAAAAGCAATGCGGAAGTAGCGTATCGAAATAAACACGTAAAAAAACCACTATGAGCTTCTTTAAAAAATTGTTTTCCGCCAATAAAGACAAACAACCGGAAACGGCGTCGCTTCCCAAGTTTATCGCAACCGACGAATATATCGATACGCGCTACAAGGAGGAGAGAATCCCAGACAAGATACGGGAGGGTAATGAAAAAATGATACGAAGCTATTACGTAGATAACGCTATCGTGCCGAAAGTGGCCGAGCCACTGAACAGTCCGTTGAACCTCGACCAGATCAACGAGAACGATGGCTTCCTACACTATTGCCGGGGATTTGGTTTGCCTGATGTGCAAATCATTTTTACGCTGGCGGCTTCCTTTGCCGCGTTTTTCGAATCGGAACATGGCTTCAAGCTTTATAAAGACCTTACCCCAGACTCGGAACTACGGGGAATGGTGATGAAGTATGAAAAGAATGGCGGGGTTTTGTTCGCGTATCCCTTTGAGTATGCGCTGGCCGCCCTCAATGGAGAGAAGAGCTTTGAAAACCTGAACAAACAAGTGGGCGAAAAAATCGGGAACCTCCCCACCACCCAGGATTTTCTGGACCAGTTAAAGAAACAGATGGGCGAGTAGCATGTCGAAACCGGCGTATGCACTCGTCGCGAAGAAACGCTAAGCCGTCTTCTCCCATGGCGCGACCTCTCCTATCGAAAAACATAGCCACGTGGGTTTCACCCGTTTCGAGCGCCGCCGAGCAATCAAAGGCTACCGCAGGGCCGGCAACTCTCAACCCCCATTTCGCACAACCAAGAACCATGAACCAAGAACCAACAACTATGAACCCTCAACTCCCTACATCCCGATTTCGTCGATTTCGTTCCCATACGGGTCGGGTCCGTATTGGTTTTCGCGCGGTTGCCCCTCACCTGCTAACAATACGATCAGCCATATCGGACCTACTAAGGGCACGAATTGAATAAAGAAGTACCAACCGCTGTTCCCCGTATCGTGTAAACGACGGACCGCCGCGGCCACCATCGGCAGTACCCCACCCAGTAAATACAGCAGGTAAAACGGACCGCCGGAACCCTCCTCGAAATTGAGGCCAAGAGCCTGGTCAAGGCAATACGCAGCAATTAAAAAGATGATGTGAAAGAGGACAGCCATCCAATATTCGCGGCGCGTAGTACGTCCCCGAAACTGGGCATACTGCTTCAGTACATTGAGGAAGTATTTCATGTCAGGTAGGATTTTACAGCGCCGATATTACAAATTCCTGTTGACATTTTCAAGAAATGGAATGCCGGCGGTGCATTTTGCGTGACCTGCTGCACAAAAGACGTAGACGTTGGGCAACCCTTATTAGCCGCTCCTTCACAACAGCCCGCATCCTGTTTCATCCTGTCTTGTCCTGAAATAACGATACCCAGATACTGCCTGTATAAAGCGTAGATAAAGCCTATATAAAGCGTATCTAAAGCGTATCGTGTGACAGATTCCTATCGCACGCCGGCCCTCAACGTGATATCCACGACCCATCTAGACATTTCGATTTCGAGCGCAGCCGAGAAATCCAACGTAACGGCACGGAGCGCGTCATCCCGAGCGCCGCGAGGGACCTAACCAGTCTTCAGTCGCAGTCACAGTCGCAGGAGTGGGCAGTAGGCAGTCGCAGTGGGCAGTGTTTCCGGATAACCCATTATCTAATTGACGAATTATCTAATTGTCTACGCCCCGCCATCCCGAGCGCCGCGAGAGGCCTATCCGGTATTCAGTCGCAGTCACAGTCTCAGGAGTGCGCAGTAGGCAGTCGAAGTGGGCAGTGTTCCTGGATACCCAATTATCTCATTATCTAATTGACGAATTATCTAATTGTCTACGCCCCGCCATCCCGAGCGCCGCGAGGGACCTACATCCGCTCCCGATATCTACAGGATCCTGCAAAACCCGAATAAACGTCGCGTCCGTCTCCACGGTCAACCCTGAACTATCAACCACCAACTACCAACCCTGAACTACCAACCCTCAACCTTTCACTCCCCGCTCCTCCTCGCATCAAAATCCACCATCCACTCAATACCATACTTGTCGCGGAACATGCCGAAGTACGAACCCCACGGACTGTCGCTGATCGGCATTTCCACCTGGCCGCCTTCCGATAGTCCGTGAAACAGCCGGTCGGCCTCCTCTTTGCTGGCGGCGCCGATGGCGATCTTGCTGCGATTTTCGTTTTCGTTGGTGCGTCCCATGGCTTCCGGCACGTCGTTGGCCATCAGCACGCTGTTGCCCACCGGTAGCGCGATGTGCATGATCTTATCGGCCTCGTGCGGCGCGAACGGAAAACCGGGCAGGTCTTTGAAGCGCATGACCATGGCGAAATCGCCGCCGAATACCGAGCGGTAGAAGGTAAACGCCTCTTCAGCGTTGCCATTGAAATTGACGTGTGGGTTAAGTGTTGCCATTGTTATATGCGGTGGTTTAGGCCCGAAGGCGGTTTTGGTAGGGAAAAGGTACGATTTTTTTGTTTGGAACAAGTCCGGGTTGACAGTAGCCACCGCATTTCGAGCGCAGCCGGGAAATCTAAAAGCTGCGATACGCCCTCGTTATCCCGAACCCCGTGAGGGACCTACACGCGCTCCTGATATCTAAACGCTTCTGCAAAACTCGAACAAACGCTAAACCTGTCTCCAAGGTCGCCCCTCAACCAGCAACCAAGAACTATGAACTCTCAACTCTCACTTCGCACAACCACGAACCACGAACCCTGAACTATGAACTATCAACCACGAACCACCAACCCCCGATGGCGCGGATTTGCAATCCGTGCGTGCTCAAATAATCCAGTACTTAGAATTCCGCAAATTGAGGGCACAGCACTTTTTCACAGAAGTATTGCTCTTCATTTTAACCACGGGCACGGATTGCAAATCCGCGCCAGCGGGGGTTGCGAAGGCAGGGGTAGACAATCCTGTTTACCCGCTACTTGTTCCCTGGTTCTCTTTTCGATTATTGTAAGAGTGTATCAAAAATTCGTTCCCGTCCTCAAACGATAATATCTTTGACTAGTTGTCTTTGCGATGATAATTACCCTTATTATCTCTAACTATTTCGTATACAACCATATTGAAATTTTGGTAATATAGAGGTTCTCCAGTTCTATCAGATATTGTGAGGAAATCCACATTATCAAACGGTGCTTTGATGGCGACCGTCCAACTAGGATGTGGTTTACCTTTGTTGATATCCCGGGCCATCTCTTTCGCCTCATTAAAGTACGCATTTTCAATGTCCGACTCTTTATATCTTTCGCCCCTCAGTCCCTGAAGAACAGTCTTCGCGATTTCTAAAATTTGCTGTTCGGTGTGGGTCATTATATTATAATTTTTAATGGTGTCAAATTGTGTCCGTACTTTGGGTTAGTTCTAATATCATTGATGTAGTTTAAAGCATCTCTTAGTTCGGAATCAGACCATTTGTTTCTGCTTGCTAAGATTTGCTCCCAAACATATGTTTCTTTTTCCAACCGAGAAAGGGTCAGGTAAATCTCACCAACCTCTTCAAAATGCCTCAAATGCGCCATTTCATGGAATACAACTATTTCTGTAGCACTCTTACTTAAAAAAAACTGCTTAGTGTGCGCATTGAATGCACCCCGTAAGCCGTCACCTTTCATTGCCTCGAATAAATCTTCAATAGTTTTAAAACCGTCGACAGGCTTGAATAACCGGGTAATATACTTCGCGTCCCCCTCTGCAATCAAATGAATTCCTTTTCGTTTTAAAATCCCGCGTAACTGCCTTATCTGAGATGCTTTTAAGACTCTACCGCCTAAGTTCCCCGTTTTTCGACTGGCCATCCAGTCCAATTCAGACTTGGAAAGGTTAGGGACATCATCAGCTATTTCCCTCAAAACATCATCAGACACCCCCTTCAACTCCTGCATCACCTCCATCCTCGTTCCCTGGGCGATGATTTGGCCATCGTAAAGCGCGGCCACCAATTTCTGCCCATTCCTGGCATCCGAAACCCCTTCTACAAATATAACCCCTGCCTTCCACAATTTGTCGGCGCGCGTAAGGAATTCCGCGCTATGGAACAACTCGGTAGGCTCGACAAAACGAAGCGTGTTTTTGACAAAGCCTGAAATCTCGATTTCAAGCACCAGCCGGGCGATACTGGCCCTCAGGAAGTTCTTCGTACTTTCCACCGCCGCCTTTCCCAGTAGTCGCGTTCCCGCCGTTATCAGGGAACCGGCAAGCGGCAGGGCCGTTACACCGGCTACGGCAAGCGTTACTTTGTTATAACCCTCAAGGAAGGCGCGCCCTTCATCGCTCTGCATTAGTTGGTCCTCGGCAAGCGCCACGCC
This genomic interval from Flavobacterium sp. HJ-32-4 contains the following:
- a CDS encoding YqaE/Pmp3 family membrane protein, which encodes MRYVLAFFFPWLSLLLQGKIGSGIVCLILQLTLIGWIPAFIWACTSLNRMYADRRTNRIIKAMRK
- a CDS encoding DUF805 domain-containing protein; amino-acid sequence: MKYFLNVLKQYAQFRGRTTRREYWMAVLFHIIFLIAAYCLDQALGLNFEEGSGGPFYLLYLLGGVLPMVAAAVRRLHDTGNSGWYFFIQFVPLVGPIWLIVLLAGEGQPRENQYGPDPYGNEIDEIGM
- a CDS encoding VOC family protein; this encodes MATLNPHVNFNGNAEEAFTFYRSVFGGDFAMVMRFKDLPGFPFAPHEADKIMHIALPVGNSVLMANDVPEAMGRTNENENRSKIAIGAASKEEADRLFHGLSEGGQVEMPISDSPWGSYFGMFRDKYGIEWMVDFDARRSGE
- a CDS encoding zincin-like metallopeptidase toxin domain-containing protein — protein: MQSDEGRAFLEGYNKVTLAVAGVTALPLAGSLITAGTRLLGKAAVESTKNFLRASIARLVLEIEISGFVKNTLRFVEPTELFHSAEFLTRADKLWKAGVIFVEGVSDARNGQKLVAALYDGQIIAQGTRMEVMQELKGVSDDVLREIADDVPNLSKSELDWMASRKTGNLGGRVLKASQIRQLRGILKRKGIHLIAEGDAKYITRLFKPVDGFKTIEDLFEAMKGDGLRGAFNAHTKQFFLSKSATEIVVFHEMAHLRHFEEVGEIYLTLSRLEKETYVWEQILASRNKWSDSELRDALNYINDIRTNPKYGHNLTPLKIII